In a genomic window of Quercus lobata isolate SW786 chromosome 4, ValleyOak3.0 Primary Assembly, whole genome shotgun sequence:
- the LOC115985965 gene encoding uncharacterized protein LOC115985965, translated as MEQSVVEGLLNLRLTKEEEEEIPITSKSRADLLEECSLSLFGHLLTDRHQNQRALKNTLRSTWKMGSDLQIVEVENNILQFKFNSEYQLQWVEQNGPWNFENNLLLLCRWRKDLSASNIVFSHSPFWVQIWGLPFEHMSIEVGRELGNSLGRFTESNRRTGHSDQAKFMRIRVDLQLDKPLRRGGRVASVDSEKFWVSFKYERLPIFCFHYGRLGHDDKHCLECIDH; from the coding sequence ATGGAGCAATCAGTTGTTGAGGGCCTACTCAACCTCCGCCTCACcaaggaggaagaggaagaaataCCCATCACATCCAAGAGTAGAGCGGATCTGCTGGAGGAATGCTCGCTGAGCCTTTTTGGGCATCTTCTCACTGATAGGCATCAGAACCAGAGGGCTTTAAAAAACACATTGAGATCAACTTGGAAAATGGGTTCAGACTTGCAAATCGTGGAGgtagaaaacaacattttgcagTTCAAGTTCAACTCCGAATACCAACTACAATGGGTTGAACAAAATGGGCCCTGGAACTTCGAAAACAACTTGCTGTTATTGTGCAGATGGAGGAAAGATTTATCCGCCTCGAACATTGTTTTCTCCCATTCTCCTTTCTGGGTTCAGATTTGGGGGCTACCATTTGAGCACATGTCCATAGAAGTGGGCAGAGAGCTTGGTAATAGTCTAGGGAGATTCACTGAATCAAACCGTAGAACGGGGCATTCAGACCAAGCAAAATTTATGAGGATAAGGGTGGACCTCCAACTAGACAAGCCACTCAGACGAGGAGGAAGAGTAGCAAGTGTCGACAGTGAGAAATTTTGGGTTAGCTTCAAATATGAGAGGCTACCCATTTTTTGCTTTCACTATGGCCGATTGGGGCATGATGACAAACATTGTTTGGAGTGCATCGACCACTAG